The Thermoanaerobaculia bacterium genome includes a window with the following:
- a CDS encoding EAL domain-containing protein, giving the protein MSSPSEAAAAGTAAPPRNGFRRILVADDDEDVRTLVGSLLQSAHYTVLPVASGRDAIETAIRERPDLALLDVMMPEISGWEVCATLKNHPETQGIPIVMLSVRNEIRDMITSMQAGADDHVTKPFTKRKLLEAVERLAEQRPSASVLPSAEEHFRKKSLLYDAVTQLPSMPVVLDALRDRLLDRRRMGVLTIDVEKYSHVEDTYGWEVFDGLILETSRTLKRLVGTLFSSEDIVAISRPAGAEFLVFTALESGDDDGGLLERKARQTEETLRQTLDGRFRERIHKPIGVSVGHAMILPSAQMRMERVVYRALREAFRVATSREEDRTRRLRRVFREIVERRDIRTVYQPIFELANLALLGHEALSRGPAGTGFESPDLLFEYAIANDAVWDLEQLCLRSTADHFSADGPSLLFVNVEAEMVSAIARRGATILDPLRAQRDRVVLEITERSAIRDLATFRDAIERLRLEGFRVAIDDAGSGFASLQSIAELKPNFLKIANTLVTGLARDTIKRDIVEMLLHVAGRIEALCVAEGIESEEDLAECRRIGIPYGQGYFLGPPV; this is encoded by the coding sequence GTGTCGTCTCCGTCTGAAGCGGCGGCCGCCGGCACCGCGGCGCCGCCGAGGAACGGCTTCCGGCGGATCCTCGTCGCGGACGACGACGAAGACGTCCGGACGCTCGTCGGCTCGCTGCTCCAGAGCGCCCACTACACCGTGCTGCCCGTCGCGAGCGGCCGCGACGCGATCGAGACCGCGATCCGGGAACGTCCCGATCTCGCGCTCCTGGACGTCATGATGCCGGAAATCTCCGGGTGGGAGGTCTGCGCGACGCTGAAGAACCATCCCGAAACGCAGGGAATTCCGATCGTGATGCTGTCGGTCCGCAACGAGATCCGGGACATGATCACGTCGATGCAGGCGGGCGCGGACGACCACGTCACGAAGCCCTTCACGAAACGCAAGCTCCTCGAGGCCGTCGAGCGGCTGGCGGAGCAGCGCCCGTCGGCCTCGGTTCTCCCGTCGGCGGAGGAGCACTTCCGGAAGAAGAGCCTCCTGTACGACGCCGTCACGCAGCTTCCGTCCATGCCGGTCGTGCTCGACGCGCTCCGCGACCGGCTGCTCGACCGCCGCCGCATGGGCGTCCTCACGATCGACGTGGAGAAGTACAGCCACGTCGAAGACACGTACGGGTGGGAAGTCTTCGACGGGCTGATCCTCGAGACCTCGCGGACGCTGAAGCGCCTCGTGGGAACCCTCTTCTCGTCGGAGGACATCGTCGCCATCAGCCGTCCCGCCGGCGCGGAGTTCCTCGTTTTCACCGCGCTCGAATCGGGCGACGACGACGGCGGCCTCCTCGAGCGCAAGGCCCGCCAGACCGAGGAGACCCTCCGGCAGACGCTCGACGGCCGGTTCCGCGAACGGATCCACAAGCCGATCGGCGTGTCGGTCGGGCACGCGATGATCCTCCCGAGCGCCCAGATGCGGATGGAACGCGTCGTCTACCGGGCTTTGCGGGAGGCGTTCCGGGTCGCCACTTCGCGCGAGGAGGACCGGACGCGGCGCCTCCGCCGGGTGTTCCGGGAGATCGTGGAGCGGAGGGACATCCGGACGGTCTACCAGCCGATCTTCGAGCTCGCGAACCTCGCTCTCCTCGGGCACGAAGCGCTCTCGCGCGGGCCGGCGGGGACGGGATTCGAGAGTCCCGACCTCCTGTTCGAGTACGCGATCGCCAACGACGCGGTGTGGGACCTGGAGCAGCTCTGTCTCCGCTCGACGGCGGACCACTTCTCGGCGGACGGGCCGTCGCTCCTCTTCGTCAACGTGGAGGCGGAGATGGTCTCGGCGATCGCGCGCCGCGGCGCGACGATCCTCGACCCCCTCCGCGCCCAGCGCGACCGGGTCGTGCTCGAGATCACCGAGCGGAGCGCGATCCGCGACCTCGCGACGTTCCGTGATGCGATCGAGCGGCTGCGGCTGGAAGGCTTCCGGGTGGCGATCGACGACGCGGGCTCGGGGTTCGCGTCGCTGCAGTCGATCGCGGAACTGAAGCCGAACTTCCTGAAGATCGCGAACACGCTCGTCACCGGCCTCGCCCGGGACACGATCAAGCGCGACATCGTCGAGATGCTCCTCCACGTGGCGGGACGGATCGAGGCGCTCTGCGTGGCGGAAGGCATCGAGTCCGAGGAGGACCTGGCGGAGTGCCGGAGGATCGGCATTCCGTACGGGCAGGGGTACTTCCTGGGTCCGCCGGTCTAG
- a CDS encoding adenine phosphoribosyltransferase → MSEPVSSFAAGICDVPDFPSPGIVFKDITPLWSDPELFSAAIAEMSAPFRDEGVRKVIGIEARGFIFGSAVALALGAGFVPARKPGKLPRPRRRVDYTLEYGVDALEIHHDAIAPEEPCLLVDDVLATGGTARAAADLVRSAGSRLVGMSFFLEIAALDGRERLAGENVHCVVSV, encoded by the coding sequence ATGAGCGAACCGGTCTCCTCCTTCGCGGCCGGGATCTGCGACGTTCCCGATTTTCCGTCGCCGGGGATCGTCTTCAAGGACATCACCCCGCTCTGGTCCGATCCAGAGCTCTTCTCCGCCGCGATCGCCGAGATGAGCGCGCCGTTCCGCGACGAAGGCGTGCGGAAGGTGATCGGGATCGAAGCGCGCGGCTTCATCTTCGGGTCGGCCGTCGCGCTCGCGCTCGGCGCCGGCTTCGTTCCCGCCCGCAAGCCCGGAAAGCTCCCGCGTCCCCGGCGCCGGGTCGATTACACGCTCGAGTACGGCGTCGACGCGCTCGAGATCCACCACGACGCGATCGCCCCCGAAGAGCCCTGCCTGCTCGTCGACGACGTGCTCGCGACCGGAGGGACCGCGCGGGCCGCCGCGGACCTCGTCCGAAGCGCCGGATCGCGTCTCGTCGGGATGAGCTTCTTCCTCGAGATCGCGGCGCTCGACGGGCGCGAGCGGCTCGCCGGCGAGAACGTGCACTGTGTCGTCTCCGTCTGA
- a CDS encoding acylphosphatase, with the protein MTRSYLVSGRVQGIGFREWVRRTARSHGVRGWVRNREDGRVEAIATAEAEVLERFEGVLRRGSAISRIESVESSDIDETPFSDFEVRR; encoded by the coding sequence ATGACCCGGAGCTACCTCGTGAGCGGGCGGGTGCAGGGAATCGGCTTCCGGGAATGGGTGCGGCGCACCGCGCGCTCGCACGGGGTGCGCGGCTGGGTGAGGAACCGCGAAGACGGGAGGGTCGAGGCGATCGCGACCGCCGAGGCGGAAGTCCTCGAGCGGTTCGAGGGGGTCCTCCGCCGGGGATCGGCGATTTCCCGGATCGAGAGCGTCGAGAGCTCCGACATCGACGAGACGCCTTTTTCCGATTTCGAGGTGCGCCGATGA
- a CDS encoding protein-L-isoaspartate(D-aspartate) O-methyltransferase — MPASTFRADSAPDPFEEARLRMVEKLVAARGIDDPRVLAAMREIPRHRFVPDAVAEKAYGDHSLPIGFGQTISQPYVVGRMSQLLSIEPHHKVLEIGCGSGYQAAVLGRLARMVFTLERVSDLARRASSLLRSLGCDNVSVKALDGTYGFAANAPYDRILVAAGASEVPRPLLDQLAVGGRMIVPVGDEKVQRLRVIKKRRDHFGQEEKDDVTFVPLLGRFGRSE, encoded by the coding sequence GTGCCAGCATCGACATTTAGAGCGGATTCCGCGCCAGATCCCTTCGAAGAGGCGCGGCTCCGGATGGTCGAGAAGCTCGTCGCCGCGCGGGGCATCGACGATCCCCGGGTCCTGGCCGCCATGCGGGAGATCCCGCGGCACCGTTTCGTTCCGGACGCGGTCGCGGAAAAGGCCTACGGCGACCACTCTCTCCCGATCGGATTCGGCCAGACGATCTCCCAGCCATACGTCGTCGGACGGATGTCGCAGCTGCTCTCGATCGAGCCGCACCACAAGGTGCTCGAGATCGGCTGCGGCTCGGGGTATCAGGCGGCGGTGCTCGGCCGTCTCGCCCGCATGGTCTTCACCCTGGAGCGGGTGAGCGACCTCGCCCGCCGCGCGTCCTCGCTCCTGCGTTCTCTCGGTTGCGACAACGTTTCCGTCAAGGCGCTCGACGGCACCTACGGTTTCGCGGCGAACGCGCCGTACGACCGCATCCTCGTCGCCGCGGGCGCGTCGGAGGTCCCGCGGCCGCTCCTCGACCAGCTCGCGGTCGGCGGACGGATGATCGTTCCCGTGGGCGACGAGAAGGTCCAGCGTCTGCGCGTCATCAAGAAGCGCCGCGATCACTTCGGCCAGGAAGAGAAGGACGACGTGACCTTCGTTCCGCTGCTCGGCCGCTTCGGACGAAGCGAGTGA
- the surE gene encoding 5'/3'-nucleotidase SurE: MKRPLFLVTNDDGVAADGIRALAEGVGPAGDVVVVAPDRERSAAGHSLTLHHPLRATELSKNRYVVDGTPTDCVNWGVHYLLRDRRPDAILSGINFGLNLGDDVTYSGTVSAAFEGAILGIPAIAISQEIAPGFTFEAASAFARDLVLEVLRNPLRPGTLLNVNVPAGEVRGVRAVKMGRRIYQEGVLEKLDPRGKKYYWIGASPPTGEPEEGTDLWAIAEKLISVTPLHLDLTDYAALETLDSVIARFVPTS, encoded by the coding sequence ATGAAGCGGCCCCTCTTCCTCGTGACGAACGACGACGGGGTCGCGGCCGACGGGATCCGCGCGCTCGCGGAAGGGGTCGGGCCGGCGGGCGACGTCGTCGTCGTCGCTCCCGACCGGGAACGGAGCGCGGCGGGGCATTCCCTCACTCTCCATCACCCGCTCCGCGCGACCGAGCTTTCGAAGAACCGGTACGTCGTCGACGGGACGCCGACCGATTGCGTGAACTGGGGCGTGCACTACCTGCTCCGCGACCGGCGGCCGGACGCGATCCTCTCCGGCATCAACTTCGGCCTGAACCTCGGCGACGACGTGACCTACTCCGGCACCGTCTCGGCCGCCTTCGAAGGGGCGATCCTCGGGATTCCCGCGATCGCGATCTCGCAGGAGATCGCGCCCGGGTTCACGTTCGAGGCGGCGTCGGCGTTCGCGCGGGATCTCGTGCTCGAGGTGCTCCGGAATCCGCTCCGGCCCGGGACGCTCCTGAACGTCAACGTTCCGGCCGGCGAGGTGCGGGGCGTGCGGGCCGTGAAGATGGGCCGCCGCATCTACCAGGAAGGGGTGCTCGAGAAGCTCGACCCCCGGGGGAAGAAGTACTACTGGATCGGCGCCTCCCCGCCGACCGGCGAACCCGAAGAGGGCACCGATCTCTGGGCGATCGCGGAGAAGCTCATCTCCGTCACGCCGCTGCATCTCGATCTGACGGACTATGCGGCATTGGAAACGCTCGATTCGGTGATCGCGCGATTCGTGCCGACTTCGTAA